The genome window ATGGTTTTTTTGTGGTTTCTATAGGTGAAAAATATCAGAAAGGGGATCAATCCACCATCTgtgaaagaaatatttttctcCGGACAGTATGCTGGCAAAGGTTTCAAGATCGGTGTCGTGTCGGGTATGATAGCATTGACGGTACGAAAAAACGCAGCCCCGGATTTCATTGCTTCAATTAAGACGATTCAAGtagccttaattttttttatatttactttcattaGGAAGCTGTTGCAATTGGAAGAACATTTGCTTCCATGAAAGACTACCAGTTGGATGGTAACAAAGAAATGATAGCATTAGGAACCATGAACATTGTTGGTTCAATGACATCTTGCTATGTCGCCACAGGTGACAAAAACACAAACTTTTcgacacatatatatacatataaatcatTGTAATGTTCTTTTTTCATGTATGCATGCACATTGCAGGGTCCTTCTCTCGGTCAGCAGTAAATTACATGTCTGGTTGTGAAACAGCTGTTTCTAACATAGTGATGGCCTGCGTTGTGCTGTTGACATTAGCGCTCATCACACCGCTGTTCAAGTACACCCCAAATGCAATACTTGCTTCCATTATCATATCAGCAGTGGTTGGATTAGTAGACATTGAGGCAGTGACTCTAATATGGAAGATCGATAAATTCGATTTCATTGCTTGTATGGGAGCCTTCTTTGGTGTTGTTTTCTCTTCCGTTGAGGTCGGCCTTGTAATTGCAGTGAGTGATTCGTATCAATCACATATCTATATTCAACACTCACACTTGAATCCAAATAACATGGATGTTGCTATAGGTTTCGATATCATTTGCAAAGATCCTATTACAAGTTACAAGACCTCGGACAGCAATTCTTGGAAAGGTACCAAGGACTGCTACTGTTTATAGGAACATCCAGCAATATCCAGATGCAACAAAAGTGCCAGGGATTCTCATTGTTAGAGTTGATTCtgcaatttatttttccaaCTCCAACTATGTAAAAGAAAGGTAACAGTCAGCGTTTCCACGTTGGGATCTccattttaaatgtgtttaagtATAAATCCTTGCAGGATTTTGAGATGGCTGGCTGATGAAGAAGAACATGTGAAAGAAAATTCCCAACCCAGATTTCAgtatttgattattgaaatgGGCCGTAAGCAttcttccatttttttcctttttcaagtTAGCCCAATGGGAGATTTCTTTTCTTACGAAATTGCATTGTTACAGCTGTAACTGACATTGACACTAGTGGGATTCATGCCCTTGAAGAGTTGTTCAGAGCTCTTCAAAAGAGGGATATTAAGGTAAATCAacagttaaaagaaaaagctcAAAGTTTGTGGGGTAAATAAATCTGAGGTCTTATTTTCTGGAATTGTAAAAATTGCAGCTGGTATTAGCAAATCCAGGGCCAGTAGTGGTTGATAAGCTCCATGCTTCAAAGTTTCAAGAGTTGATAGGTGAGGGAAGGATCTTCCTCACTGTGGCTGATGCTGTACGGACATGTTATTCAAAAATGGAATTAGAGCCCTAAATGAATGTATTCATGTTCATGCCTCTTATCATTCAATATTTGGAGGGATATATTAAAGGGTTTACATGAAAGCTTAATAGAAACTTTTATTTAAGCCCAATAAACCCTGTATAAAGGACTCAGACCTAAGACAACAAAATGGGATGCCAATTACCTTTAGTTTCTGGCCTAAAAGTTTATAAAAGCGAGTCTTTTAAGTAATGGAAGAATACCCTTTGTTGACGAATGTTAAAACATGCACAGGCAAGCAAAGGCCAGTTCCATGGTGGGGACTGATCCCTTGATCAACAAACTCCCATACATCAATTTAAGCATAGAAAAATTTGACAAACATTATGGGATATTAGTATAGAATACGAGTTCCAAATATCAGACTAATATATAATCTAATATGCTCACAAGGATGGTCCAAAGCTCACAAAATCAATGCCACCTACTCCACCCTCATCATCAATACAAAAGGGGAAGTAAATCAACACGAGAGGATAGCTTAGTACATAGAGGTTAACATAATTATGAAGCCTAAGATAAGAGATCCCATTGAAGCAGAAACAACTTGAGAGCCTGAGCTGCCGGGAGATGGTGCCGGTGCTGCCTCATTTGCTCCTCCTGAGAATGCTGCCGGCGCACCTGCTATTGCTGACGGTGCCATACCTACAAGTTAAATTGTTCAGTAAAAAGGGTCATCACCAGAAAGGTTCCGAGTTATATTTCTGGTATGAACAAGCATCAGATTTATCAGAAAATAATACCTGGTGCACCAGTAGGACTGAGAGacactgcaaaaaaaaaaaaaaaacatcagtGCTGCTAAGACTCAAAATCCTgttcttttctattcttttttcttttactgtttttccatgttaatgaattaatatatgaaattcaCCATTTTTTACACAtgcaaaagcaaaagcaaaatcTTTGCAGGGGATTTTCTCCAAAAAGATGACAACTTCGGTGaagattttacaattttttttcactattttaaaacGCCCATGCAATTGAAGAATCCCTTCCCCAACAACATACTGAACAAACATTGATTACATTTTCAACCACAATACAGGTTGgtaaagccaaaaaaaaaaagttacggAAACAAAAGGCGATTTAACTCACATGCACACCGAGTGGCAGAAGGAGCAGAGACTTTGCAAGCAGCGGGCAAAGTCATGGCCTTGGTGACATTCAAAGTGACACCCAGAGAAGCACTGCTCTTAAAAGCCTCACACAAGCATTGGGGTCCAGCTTTCAACACAGTTTTCAAGCCAGAACAACAGGTTCCTTCAGGCTTCGACGTCTTGCTCCCGCTCGACACAAAGGACAAACAATCCGCCATGTTGAGAATCAGAGAGGAGCAGTCCACGGGGGAAGAAGGAGAGGGCGCCAGAGCATGGTGTTGGGCAGCATCAACGGCCCAGATTGAAAGAATAGCAAGAGACAAAGCAAAACAGAATTTTGACGCTACCATTGTTAGATGGGTTATGGGGCGAAGCGTCTTAGggggaagaagaaaaatgggaGATTTGtggaagaaatgaaaagaaaaggcgAGGGGAAGTGGATGGCGGAAGTGGGGGGAATTTATTAGAGGAGAGGCATGTGGGCACACTCGTCGGTACAATGAAAAGGAGAAGGGTGTAGGTGTCAAGGTTCCCTTCATCCAAATTTCTTACCATATcgaaacccaaaataaaaaaataaaaaaaacactttgaattttgaattttgattgcaaataaaaatttaaatttaaattttattttatgaataaaagatttaaatttatctaataatttgataaatttaataaaaataatcggtttatattttaacttttataatattttttatttttaggataaatatcaaaattatcgTGAATTATAgtttaatgtgtaattatataaatgaattttaa of Gossypium raimondii isolate GPD5lz chromosome 3, ASM2569854v1, whole genome shotgun sequence contains these proteins:
- the LOC105795057 gene encoding sulfate transporter 1.3 isoform X2, coding for MAKNVSDEHGSKGVETISSSSSCQSSSSPRSSPYVHEVGVPPKQNLLKEIAAVVKETLFADDPLRHFKDQPSSKKFILGLQAIFPILEWGKHYNLSKFKGDLIAGLTIASLCIPQDIGYAKLANLEPQYGLYSSFVPPLVYAFMGSSRDMAIGPVAVVSLLLGSLLQDEIDSSANPVGYRHLAFTATFFAGLTQFILGFLRLGFLIDFLSHAAIVGFMGGAAVTIALQQLKGLLGIKKFTKDTDIVSVMSSVFSSARHGWNWNTILIGISFLIFLSVTKYIGKKQKKFFWVPAIAPLISVIISTVSVYATRADKHGVEIVKNIRKGINPPSVKEIFFSGQYAGKGFKIGVVSGMIALTEAVAIGRTFASMKDYQLDGNKEMIALGTMNIVGSMTSCYVATGSFSRSAVNYMSGCETAVSNIVMACVVLLTLALITPLFKYTPNAILASIIISAVVGLVDIEAVTLIWKIDKFDFIACMGAFFGVVFSSVEVGLVIAVSISFAKILLQVTRPRTAILGKVPRTATVYRNIQQYPDATKVPGILIVRVDSAIYFSNSNYVKERWLADEEEHVKENSQPRFQYLIIEMGPVTDIDTSGIHALEELFRALQKRDIKLVLANPGPVVVDKLHASKFQELIGEGRIFLTVADAVRTCYSKMELEP
- the LOC105795058 gene encoding non-specific lipid transfer protein GPI-anchored 31, producing the protein MVASKFCFALSLAILSIWAVDAAQHHALAPSPSSPVDCSSLILNMADCLSFVSSGSKTSKPEGTCCSGLKTVLKAGPQCLCEAFKSSASLGVTLNVTKAMTLPAACKVSAPSATRCALSLSPTGAPGMAPSAIAGAPAAFSGGANEAAPAPSPGSSGSQVVSASMGSLILGFIIMLTSMY
- the LOC105795057 gene encoding sulfate transporter 1.3 isoform X1, which produces MAKNVSDEHGSKGVETISSSSSCQSSSSPRSSPYVHEVGVPPKQNLLKEIAAVVKETLFADDPLRHFKDQPSSKKFILGLQAIFPILEWGKHYNLSKFKGDLIAGLTIASLCIPQDIGYAKLANLEPQYGLYSSFVPPLVYAFMGSSRDMAIGPVAVVSLLLGSLLQDEIDSSANPVGYRHLAFTATFFAGLTQFILGFLRLGFLIDFLSHAAIVGFMGGAAVTIALQQLKGLLGIKKFTKDTDIVSVMSSVFSSARHGWNWNTILIGISFLIFLSVTKYIGKKQKKFFWVPAIAPLISVIISTVSVYATRADKHGVEIVKNIRKGINPPSVKEIFFSGQYAGKGFKIGVVSGMIALTEAVAIGRTFASMKDYQLDGNKEMIALGTMNIVGSMTSCYVATGSFSRSAVNYMSGCETAVSNIVMACVVLLTLALITPLFKYTPNAILASIIISAVVGLVDIEAVTLIWKIDKFDFIACMGAFFGVVFSSVEVGLVIAVSISFAKILLQVTRPRTAILGKVPRTATVYRNIQQYPDATKVPGILIVRVDSAIYFSNSNYVKERILRWLADEEEHVKENSQPRFQYLIIEMGPVTDIDTSGIHALEELFRALQKRDIKLVLANPGPVVVDKLHASKFQELIGEGRIFLTVADAVRTCYSKMELEP
- the LOC105795057 gene encoding sulfate transporter 1.3 isoform X3, encoding MGSSRDMAIGPVAVVSLLLGSLLQDEIDSSANPVGYRHLAFTATFFAGLTQFILGFLRLGFLIDFLSHAAIVGFMGGAAVTIALQQLKGLLGIKKFTKDTDIVSVMSSVFSSARHGWNWNTILIGISFLIFLSVTKYIGKKQKKFFWVPAIAPLISVIISTVSVYATRADKHGVEIVKNIRKGINPPSVKEIFFSGQYAGKGFKIGVVSGMIALTEAVAIGRTFASMKDYQLDGNKEMIALGTMNIVGSMTSCYVATGSFSRSAVNYMSGCETAVSNIVMACVVLLTLALITPLFKYTPNAILASIIISAVVGLVDIEAVTLIWKIDKFDFIACMGAFFGVVFSSVEVGLVIAVSISFAKILLQVTRPRTAILGKVPRTATVYRNIQQYPDATKVPGILIVRVDSAIYFSNSNYVKERILRWLADEEEHVKENSQPRFQYLIIEMGPVTDIDTSGIHALEELFRALQKRDIKLVLANPGPVVVDKLHASKFQELIGEGRIFLTVADAVRTCYSKMELEP